The genomic window ACCGAGTGGGCCTACCGGCAACCCTTCACCAGCAACCAAGCCAGAAACCGACGCCCTTGATCCGTGGATCCAGCACTACAACACTGAACGAATCCACTCGAGCCACGGGCTGACGCCCGCGGCCCGAGTGTCACCAACGTCATGACTCAGTACACCTAGCGCCCCGCTCTCTGGGAGACAACGCGGCCCACAGGCCAGATTTCTGAAGTACGACTCCAACTGTGCAGTCTTGGCCGCTCCATTTGCCCCACACCTCCGTGCCAACGACCACAGGTACGGAACTCCGCTCCGGCGAAGTTCGCGCGTTAGCCGCGCTTGGAGCCATGAGTGCGAGTGCTATAGCGCCCATGACTGCGGCGGACGTCAAGACCTTAAAATGTTTCATCATTCTCCCCGTCATAAATTACTGTGTTTCTACTAACGAGACCTCTGGGAATCGGCGAGGTTCGCGCACAAGCTAGTCGGAAGAAGAAGCGTCAGGGCGATTCCTGCACATGCCTCCTCGAGACGAGGCGTTCACGTCGAGAGGGAGATGGCTGCACCGTGGCCATGAGGCACCTGGCCGACGCCTACACGGGCCGCAGCATCGACTTCACCCCGCGGGAGACGACGAGCGCGGCCGTGCAGATCGACCACCTCGTACCCGTCGGGTAGACGATCGGCGCCGACGTCACCGGGCTCGCGAAGCTCGCGACGTCGGCGGCCGCGGGTGCGGCCGCGTGCCGTGCCGCGAACGCGATGAGGCGGTCGCTGTTCTGGATCATCCACGCGGCCGCCGAGTTCAGCGACTCCTCACGCCGGAGCCAGATCCGCTGGCCGAGCTCGTTGCGGGCGTCGGCGTAGACCTCGAACGTGAACGGGTCACCGAGCTCCGCCCGGGCCCGCATCACGTACCCGAGCACGGGCCGGTCCTCGACCTGGATCCGCCAGTAGCCGGCTTCGAGGTGCGCCCAGGGGTGGGCGCCGACGTCGCGCACCAGGCCGGCGATGCTGCTGCGGACCTTGTTCACCGGGTGCTCTCCTTCGTCGATTTGATCGAGTGGGAGTGTCCCGGCCGCGCTCGTCGACGAGCGTACGAGTTCGCGCCGACATCATCGCCACGGCGGCGGTACAGTGCCCGAGCATGACGACCCGCGCGACCACCATGCAGCACTCCGAGCCGCTGTTCTCCGGAGGTTCTTGTCGAGCGTCACGCTCGCGAGCGGCGCCGGCCAGGTCGTGGACTTCGCCCTGCCCCTGTTCGCCGGCGCCGTGCTCGGCCTCACGGCCACGCAGACCGGTGCGCTGCTGGCCCGCGGCCTCGCGACGTCGTTCCTGCTCCGCCCGCTCGGCGGCATCGCCGCGGACCGGTACGACCGCACCAGGATCGCCGCGACGGCCGCGCTCGTCCTCGGCGCCGGCTACGCGCTCATCGCCGCCGCCGGCACCTTCCCCGTCGTCCTCGCAGGCGTGCTCGTCTCCCGGGTGGGTGGGGCGTTCCTGTGGGTTGCGCTGCGCGCGACCGCTGGTGTCCGCCACCTGGTGGATCCGCGCGCGTTCTCCCGGCTCATGTCGGCCGAGGAGCTGGGGTCGTGGGTCGTCCTCGCGCCGGCGATCGGCCCTCCTCGCTGCCGCCGGCTACGCGCCGACCTTCGTCGCGGCCTCGGCGTGCGCGATCGTCGCTGGCGTGCTCCTCGCATTGAGCCGGCGCCGGGCGTCGACGCGCGGGAGCGACGGGCGGCGCCGCTCGAGCGGCGCCGCCCGTCCGGCGTCGACGGCGCCGTCGTGCGCGAGCTCGTCGGCCGACTGCGCCGCTCCTGGCCGTGGTGACGGTCATCGGGGACCGCGGAGGCCGCGATCGGGCTGCTCTTGGTGCTGCACCTGCAGCGTGAGCTCGGCCTCGGGCCGCTCGCCATCGCGTGGGTGTCGCTCCGGGCGGATCGCCCTCGCGGTCGCCCCGCCCCACCTGCACCGGCTCACGG from Clavibacter michiganensis subsp. insidiosus includes these protein-coding regions:
- a CDS encoding MFS transporter, with protein sequence MSSVTLASGAGQVVDFALPLFAGAVLGLTATQTGALLARGLATSFLLRPLGGIAADRYDRTRIAATAALVLGAGYALIAAAGTFPVVLAGVLVSRVGGAFLWVALRATAGVRHLVDPRAFSRLMSAEELGSWVVLAPAIGPPRCRRLRADLRRGLGVRDRRWRAPRIEPAPGVDARERRAAPLERRRPSGVDGAVVRELVGRLRRSWPW